A genomic segment from Triticum dicoccoides isolate Atlit2015 ecotype Zavitan chromosome 1A, WEW_v2.0, whole genome shotgun sequence encodes:
- the LOC119329214 gene encoding late embryogenesis abundant protein 19-like, translating into MASNQNQASYRAGEAKGHTQEKAGQVMGAAEDKAYEAKDRVAALAGHSSGQGQGATEATKHKAGEATDKASQTAQAAKDRAAGTAQTAKDKASETAQAAKDRTVESKDQTGSFLGEKTEMAKQKAAETAEAARQKVAETVQYTQERTYDAAQYAKESAVASKDNTGSVLQQAGETVVNAVVGAKDAVANTLGMGTDGTNTNTSAATKDTTTRTSEEIVRDHH; encoded by the exons ATGGCGTCCAACCAGAACCAGGCGAGCTACCGCGCCGGCGAGGCCAAGGGCCACACCCAG GAGAAGGCTGGGCAAGTGATGGGCGCGGCCGAGGACAAGGCCTACGAGGCCAAGGACCGGGTGGCGGCTCTGGCGGGCCACTCCTCCGGACAGGGGCAGGGCGCCACGGAGGCCACCAAGCACAAGGCCGGCGAGGCCACCGACAAGGCGTCCCAGACGGCGCAGGCGGCCAAGGACAGGGCTGCCGGGACGGCGCAGACAGCCAAGGACAAGGCCTCCGAGACCGCGCAGGCCGCCAAGGACCGCACCGTGGAGAGCAAGGACCAGACCGGCAGCTTCCTCGGCGAGAAGACGGAGATGGCCAAGCAGAAGGCAGCGGAGACCGCCGAGGCGGCCAGGCAGAAGGTGGCGGAGACCGTGCAGTACACGCAGGAAAGGACCTACGACGCGGCGCAGTACGCCAAGGAGTCCGCCGTCGCCAGCAAGGACAACACCGGCAGCGTCCTCCAGCAGGCCGGCGAGACGGTGGTGAATGCCGTGGTGGGCGCCAAGGATGCCGTGGCCAACACGCTGGGCATGGGCACAGATGGCACCAACACCAACACCAGCGCCGCCACCAAGGACACCACCACCCGCACCTCAGAGGAGATCGTCAGGGATCACCATTAG